A genome region from Scleropages formosus chromosome 6, fSclFor1.1, whole genome shotgun sequence includes the following:
- the gucd1 gene encoding protein GUCD1 — protein MTDDDDDVVVLNVPVIRQQYHWDCGLACSRMVLRYLHPVTEELFQSACWELKLTESVWTIDLAYLMCHLGVRHRFCTQTLGVDKGFRNQSFYKKHFDTEEDRVNELFLKAASKGVVVNKCSVSIQEIQAHLVQGHVAIVLVNAVVLSCELCSVPVKYCCFLPAGQQCFCRRPDYQGHFIVVCGFNRTTSCIFYNNPAYSDRVCCTSFRNFEEARMSYGTDEDILFVYKES, from the exons ATGACTG ATGACGATGACGACGTCGTTGTGCTCAACGTGCCCGTCATCCGGCAGCAGTACCACTGGGACTGTGGGCTGGCCTGTTCCAGGATGGTCCTCAG GTACCTTCACCCTGTCACTGAGGAGCTCTTCCagagtgcatgctgggagctgAAGCTGACCGAGAGCGTGTGGACCATTGACCTGGCCTACCTCATGTGCCATCTGGGAGTCAGACACCGCTTCTGCACGCAGACCCTGGGTGTGGACAAGGGCTTCAGGAACCAG TCCTTCTACAAGAAACACTTTGACACTGAGGAGGACAGAGTGAACGAGCTCTTTCTCAAAGCTGCGAGCAAAGGTGTAGTGGTGAATAAATG cTCCGTGAGTATTCAGGAGATTCAGGCTCACCTGGTGCAAGGTCACGTGGCCATCGTGCTGGTCAATGCTGTGGTGCTCTCCTGTGAGCTCTGCTCCGTACCTGTGAAGTACTGCTGCTTCCTGCCTGCCGGGCAACAGTGCTTCTGCCGCCGGCCAGACTACCAGGGCCACTTCATTGTGGTGTGTGGTTTCAACCGTACCACCAGTTGCATCTTCTACAACAACCCCGCCTACTCGGACC GGGTCTGCTGCACCAGCTTCCGCAACTTCGAGGAGGCACGCATGAGCTACGGGACAGACGAGGACATCCTGTTTGTGTACAAGGAGAGCTGA
- the LOC108935355 gene encoding small nuclear ribonucleoprotein Sm D3: MSIGVPIKVLHEAEGHMVTCETNTGEVYRGKLLEAEDNMNCQMSNITVTYRDGRVAQLEQVYIRGSKIRFLILPDMLKNAPMLKSVKNKNQGSGAGRGKAAILKAQVAARGRGRGGMGRGNIFQKRR; the protein is encoded by the exons ATGTCCATAGGAGTTCCCATTAAAGTGCTGCACGAAGCCGAGGGCCACATGGTGACGTGCGAAACGAACACGGGCGAAGTGTATCGGGGCAAACTTCTCGAGGCTGAAGACAACATGAACTGTCAG ATGTCCAACATCACTGTGACGTACAGGGATGGCCGAGTGGCCCAGCTGGAGCAGGTCTACATCCGAGGCAGCAAGATCCGCTTCCTGATCCTGCCGGACATGCTGAAGAACGCGCCCATGCTGAAGAGCGTGAAGAACAAGAACCAGGGCTCAGGGGCAGGACGAGGCAAAGCAGCCATCCTCAAAGCACAAG TGGCTGCAAGAGGACGAGGTCGAGGAGGAATGGGCCGTGGCAATATCTTCCAGAAAAGGCGGTAG